The genomic interval agagtgagtccctgcaacttattatgtgacttgttgagcAAAATCTTTACTCCTGCACTTATTTAGGCTTTtaattacatttgtaaacatttccaaaaacgtaattccactttgacattatggggtattgaagcCATTATacattcaggatgtaacacaacaacatgtgggaccagtcaaggggtgtgaatactatctGAAGTCTCTGTATATATAAAACTCCCCCCACCCAGCAATCTAATAGCATcagtaaaatctgttgaaataaaaccacagataaatatacctaacatagtacaatctaatagcatcagtaaaatctgttgaaataaaaccacagataaatatgtacaggtctgttggataaaccttcagaaatagttacacattatagagatccattcatggatgtacaggtctgttggataaaccttcagaaatagttacacattatagagacccattcatggatgtacaggtctgttggataaaccttcagaaatagttacacattatagagacccattcatggatgtacaggtctgttggataaaccttcagaaatagttacacattatagagatccattccTGGATGTACAGGTCTTTTGGATAAACCtccagaaatagttacacattatagagacccattcatggatgtacaggtctgttggataaaccttcagaaatagttacacattatagagatccattccTGGATGTACAGgtgttggataaaccttcagaaatgTCCGCTGCTGATTTCTTCCAGGTGTCCATAGCGGACACCCTGGTCCTGTGAATCCTGGCCGTGGACAAATTCTCAGTCAGAAACATAAGTCAGAACAcagcctctctattctctcatgtgttttcaggtcctctgactgggaaaatgtcttttcacaatgagagcagtggtatgttGTCTCCTCCTGTGTATTAGTATGTTGGAAAGgcatctctcctgtgtgtgttctctcatgccttttcagactccctgaccacctaaaactctttccacagtgagaacagtgataaggcatttctcctgtgtgtattctctcatgcgttttcagactccctgaccatctaaaactctttccacagtgagaacagtgatAAGGCTCTTCTCctttgtgtattctctcatgcgttttcagactccttgaccacctaaaactctttccacagtgagaacagtgatacggcgtttctcctgtgtgtattctctcatgcgttttcagactccctaaccacctaaaactctttccacagtgagaacagtgatacggcttttctcctgtgtgttttctctcatgcgttttcagactccctgaccacctaaaactctttccacagtgggagcagtggtgttgGTTAGGCGTCTCTGGGTCTGTTTCCTCTGAGGAACTCTTCCCGCTGTcagagtctggtctctctcctgccaaaagacaaacagattatttagttaaacagagagacctgaatgaagcctgtaaTAAATAAAATTGTCTTCCTATGAGGTTTAATCTAGACTAGATCCCTCAATAACGTGAGGTCAGTCTTCACAACATTACATCATTAAAAATATACTTTGTGACGGTgagatttaaaaacaaatgatgtagAGCTCCAAATCTAATTTCTCAgggaatgtcatgtttataggctgagcagagctctataataatagataatgtcatgtttataggctgaacagagatgGTTGTTTGCCATTCTGTGAGACAATTAAGTTGTGATTTTGTGGTGGGGGGACTCTGATGGTATACACATGTTACAGTTAAGCAATAAGACCCGAggaagtgtggtatatggccaatatagcatggttaaagactgtccttaagcacgacgcaacgcagagtgcctggatacagcccttagccgtggtatattggccatatatcacaaacccctggggTGGATTATtgcaattataaactggttaccaacgtaattagagcagtaaaaatacatgttttgtcatacccatggtatacggcctgatataccacggctgtcagccaatcagcattcagggctttaaTCACCCATTTTAAAATGTAGCTTTAACATTATATTATCACATAAATTCCTATAGTACAGAACAACATTTTCAAGTATAGAATTTCAGTAGCATGCTTCTTAAAAACCACACATTCATTCAAAACCTTTAGAGAGTTAGAGcccgtttttaagacagtacttactggtGGTAATCAGATCTCCTGACTCCTCTGTCAATATGACcgttatctctccctctttctccttcttcactccaaaaactgcatcctcctctttctctgcctcctcctcttcttttactgtaacatcctcctcctctttcactctgaacgcgtcttcctcatcctctacttcttgttttactgtgacatcctcctcttcctcctcctctttcacgacaatgttcagccacagagcttctttctccgtccagcagacctcgtCTTCTTTAACTGGAGGGGGGATGTTTAGGGagctcatggtcggagatgttagctagctagttagcattagcgactagcctagcGCTTGGCAAATTTAAGACGTCTGCCTGACTAACAACGTAAATATGAAAATTAATGGGGCAACTCGCTATAAAACAGAAGTATGTCTAAAACACATAGGCAAATATGCACTGAAACAGTCTAAAAAGCTTGAATGTTTAGGCCATGTCGCCTAGCAAGCTACTGAAGTGACTGActcgctgttgttgttgaagtgtcccgtccactagattatacgtcacactggcagcatcgtcatcagctgactggagtgggtaacgcagtataaggaaatgtttattttatttcctgacaaaaaattggattttaaaatgtatttaattaaataataTTATATTGATACGTCCAAAGGAaagcatgtgttgattgattagtgaaGATTTGTAATGAATGAGAATTTAAACTTTACATCTAACGCTGCATTTAAGGCAATGTCATATTCACTCAGTCAAACAAACGCTCTGCAGCGTCTGGTTTAACAGTGATCTACGTCCTATGAAAGCGGATGGGAGCAAACTGGAGAATAGCTAGAGGAAAACAACGctaactgtatatacatacagactgcatacaaacctaactgcatccccagtccctgatatatcaccagactgcatacaaacctaactgcatccccaggccctggtatatcaacagactgcatacaaacctaactgcatccccaggccctggtatatcaccagactgcatacaaacctaactgcatccccaggccctggtatatcaccagactgtacaaacctaactgcatccccagtccctggtatatcaccagactgcatacaaacctaactgcatccccagtccctggtatatcaccagactgcatacaaacctaactgcatccccagtccctggtatatcatcagactgcatacaaacctaactgcatgcatagtccctggtatatcaccagactgcatacaaacctaactgcatccccagtccctggtatatcaccagactgcatacaaacctaactgcatccccaggccctggtatataaccagactgcatacaaacctaactgcatccccaggccctggtatataaccagactgcatacaaacctaactgcatccccaggccctggtatataacCAGACtgcacaaacctaactgcatgcccagtccctggtatatcaccagactgtacaaacctaactgcatccccagtccctggtatatcaccagactgcatacaaacctaactgcatgtccagtccctggtatatcaccagactgcatacaaacctaactgcatccccagtccctggtatatcaccagactgtacaaacctaactgcatccccaggccctggtatataaccagactgcatacaaacctaactgcatccccaggccctggtatataacCAGACtgcacaaacctaactgcatgcccagtccctggtatatcaccagactgcatacaaacctaactgcatccccagtccctggtatatcaccagactgcatacaaacctaactgcatgtccagtccctggtatatcaccagactgcatacaaacctaactacatccccaggccctggtatatcaccagactgtacaaacctaactgcatgcccagtccctggtatataaCCAGACtgcacaaacctaactgcatgcccagtccctggtatatcaccagactgtacaaacctaactgcatccccagtccctggtatatcaccagactgtacaaacctaactgcatccccaggccctggtatataaccagactgcatacaaacctaactgcatccccaggccctggtatataacCAGACtgcacaaacctaactgcatgcccagtccctggtatatcaccagactgcatacaaacctaactgcatccccagtccctggtatatcaccagactgcatacaaacctaactgcatccccaggccctggtatatcaccagactgtacaaacctaactgcatccccagaccctggtatatcaccagactgcatacaaacctaactgcatcctcaggccctggtatatcaccagactgcatacaaacctaactgcatgcccagtccctggtatatcatcagactgcatacaaacctaactgcatgcatagtccctggtatatcaccagactgcatacaaacctaactgcatccccagtccctggtatatcaccagactgcatacaaacctaactgcatgtccagtccctggtatatcaccagactgtacaaacctaactgcatcaccagtccctggtatatcaccagactgcatacaaacctaactgcatcctcaggccctggtatatcaccagactctacaaacctaactgcatcctcaggccctggtatatcaccagactgcatacaaacctaactgcatccccagtccctggtatatcaccagactgtacaaacctaactgcatcctcaggccctggtatatcaccagactgcatacaaacctaactgcatccccagtccctggtatatcaccagactgcatacaaacctaactgcatcctcaggccctggtatatcaccagactgcatacaaacctaactgcatccccagtccctggtatatcaacagactgcatacaaacctaactgcatccccaggccctggtatatcaccagactgtacaaacctaactgcatccccagtccctggtatatcaccagactgcatacaaacctaacttcatccccagtccctggtatatcaccagactgcatacaaacctaactgcatccccagtccctggtatatcatcagactgcatacaaacctaactgcatgcatagtccctggtatatcaccagactgcatacaaacctaactgcatccccaggccctggtatataacCAGACtgcacaaacctaactgcatgcccagtccctggtatatcaccagactgtacaaacctaactgcatccccaggccctggtatataaccagactgcatacaaacctaactgcatgtccagtccctggtatatcaccagactgtacaaacctaactgcatccccagtccctggtatatcaccagactgtacaaacctaactgcatcctcaggccctggtatatcaccagactgtacaaacctaactgcatccccagaccctggtatatcaccagactgtacaaacctaactgcatcctcaggccctggtatatcaccagactgcatacaaaactaactgcatccccagtccctggtatatcaccagactgtacaaacctaactgcatccccagtccctggtatatcaccagactgtacaaacctaactgcatcctcaggccctggtatatcaccagactgcatacaaacctaactgcatccccagtccctggtatatcaccagactgcatacaaacctaactgcatcctcaggccctggtatatcaccagactgcatacaaacctaactgcatccccaggccctggtatatcaacagactgcatacaaacctaactgcatccccagtccctggtatatcaccagactgcatacaaacctaactgcatccccaggccctggtatatcaccagactgtacaaacctaactgcatccccagtccctggtatatcaccagactgcatacaaacctaacttcatccccagtccctggtatatcaccagactgcatacaaacctaactgcatccccagtccctggtatatcatcagactgcatacaaacctaactgcatgcatagtccctggtatatcaccagactgcatacaaacctaactgcatccccagtccctggtatatcaccagactgcatacaaacctaactgcatccccagtccctggtatataaccagactgcatacaaacctaactgcatccccaggccctggtatataaccagactgcatacaaacctaactgcatccccaggccctggtatataacCAGACtgcacaaacctaactgcatgcccagtccctggtatatcaccagactgtacaaacctaactgcatccccagtccctggtatatcaccagactgcatacaaacctaactgcatgtccagtccctggtatatcaccagactgtaaaacctaactgcatccccaggccctggtatataaccagactgcatacaaacctaactgcatccccaggccctggtatataacCAGACtgcacaaacctaactgcatgcccagtccctggtatatcaccagactgtacaaacctaactgcatccccagtccctggtatatcaccagactgcatacaaacctaactgcatgtccagtccctggtatatcaccagactgtacaaacctaactgcatcaccagtccctggtatatcaccagactgtacaaacctaactgcatcctcaggccctggtatatcaccagactgcatacaaaactaactgcatccccagtccctggtatatcaccagactgtacaaacctaactgcatccccagtccctggtatatcaccagaccgtacaaacctaactgcatcctcaggccctggtatatcaccagactgcatacaaacctaactgcatccccagtccctggtatatcaccagactgcatacaaacctaactgcatcctcaggccctggtatatcaccagactgcatacaaacctaactgcatccccaggccctggtatatcaacagactgcatacaaacctaactgcatccccagtccctggtatatcaccagactgcatacaaacctaactgcatccccaggccctggtatatcaccagactgtacaaacctaactgcatccccagtccctggtatatcaccagactgcatacaaacctaacttcatccccagtccctggtatatcaccagactgcatacaaacctaactgcatccccagtccctggtatatcatcagactgcatacaaacctaactgcatgcatagtccctggtatatcaccagactgcatacaaacctaactgcatccccagtccctggtatatcaccagactgcatacaaacctaactgcatccccaggccctggtatataaccagactgcatacaaacctaactgcatccccaggccctggtatataaccagactgcatacaaacctaactgcatccccaggccctggtatataacCAGACtgcacaaacctaactgcatgcccagtccctggtatatcaccagactgtacaaacctaactgcatccccagtccctggtatatcaccagactgcatacaaacctaactgcatgtccagtccctggtatatcaccagactgtaaaacctaactgcatccccaggccctggtatataaccagactgcatacaaacctaactgcatccccaggccctggtatataacCAGACtgcacaaacctaactgcatgcccagtccctggtatatcaccagactgcatacaaacctaactgcatccccagtccctggtatatcaccagactgcatacaaacctaactgcatgtccagtccctggtatatcaccagactgtacaaacctaactgcatcaccagtccctggtatatcaccagactgtacaaacctaactgcatcctcaggccctggtatatcaccagactgcatacaaacctaactgcatcctggtatatcaccagactgcatacaaacctaactgcatcctcaggccctggtatatcaccagactgcatacaaacctaactgcatccccaggccccggtatatcaccagactacatacaaacctaacaacatccccaggccctggtatatcaccagactacatacaaacgtaactgcatccccagtccctggtatatcatcagactgcatacaaacctaactgcatgcatagtccctggtatatcaccagactgcatacaaacctaactgcatccccaggccccggtatatcaccagactacatacaaacctaacaacatccccaggccctggtatatcaccagactacatacaaacgtaactgcatccccagtccctggtatatcaccagactgcatacaaacctaactgcatccccagtccctggtatatcaccagactgcatacaaccCTAACTGCATGCCCAGTCCTTGGTATATCACCaaactgcatacaaacctaactgcatgcccagttcctggtatatcaccagactgcatacaaacctaactgcattcccagtccctggtatatcaccagactgcatacaaacctaactgcataccccgtccctggtatatcaccagactgcatacaaacctaactgcatgcccagtccctggtatatcaccagactgcatacaaacctaactgcatccccaggccctggtatatcaccagactgcatacaaacctaactgcatgcccagaccctggtatatcaccagactgcatacaaacctaactgcatccccaggccctggtatatcaccagactgcatacaaacctaactgcatccccaggccctggtatatcatcagactgcatacaaacctaactgcatacatagtccctggtatatcaccagactgcatacaaacctaactgcattcatagtccctggtatatcaccagactgcataccaacctaactgcatgcatagtccctggtatatcaccagactgcatacaaacctaactgcatccccagtccctggtaaatcaccagactgcatacaaacctaactgcatgcatagtccctggtatatcaccagactgcatacgaacctaactgcatgcatagtccctggtatatcaccagactgcatacaaacctaactgcatgcatagtccctggtatatcaccagactacatacaaacctaactgcatccccagtccctggtatatcatcagactgcatacaaacctaactgcatgcatagtccctggtatatcaccagactgcatacgaacctaactgcatgcatagtccctggtatatcaccagactacatacaaacctaactgcatccccagtccctggtatatcatcagactgcatacaaacctatctgcatgcatagtccctggtatatcaccagactgcatacaaacctaactgcatccccagtccctggtatatcatcaGACTGCATAcgaacctaactgcatgcatagtccctggtatatcaccagactgcataccaacctaactgcatgcatagtccctggtatatcaccagactgcatacaaacctaactgcatccccagtccctggtatatcaccagactgtacaaacctaactgcatccccaggccctggtatatcaccagactgcatacaaacctaactgcatccccagtccctggtatatcaccagactgcatacaaacctaactgcatcctcaggccctggtatatcaccagactacatacaaacctaactgcatccccaggccctggtatatcaccagactacatacaaacctaactgcatccccagtccctggtatatcaccagactacatacaaacctaactgcatcccccagtccctggtatatcaccagactgcatacaaacctaactacatccccagtccctggtatatcaccagactgcatccccagtccctggtatatcaccagactgtacaaacctaactgcatgcatagtccctggtatatcaacagactgcatacaaacctaactgcatccccagtccctggtatatcaccagactgtacaaacctaactgcatgcatagtccctggtatatcaccagactgcatacaaacctaactgcatccccagtccctggtatatcaccagactgtacaaacctaactgcatgcatagtccctggtatatcaccagactgtacaaacctaactgcatccccagtccctggaatatcaccagactgcatacaaacctaactgcatcaccaggccctggtatatcaccagactgcatacaaacctaactgcatcaccagtccctggtatatcaccagactgcatacaaacctaactgcatgcatagtccctggtatatcaccagactacatacaaacctaactgcatccccagtccctggtatatcaccagactgcatacaaacctaactgcatccccagtccctggtatatcaccagactgcatacaaacctaactgcatccccagtccctggtatatcaccagactgtacaaacctaactgcatccccagtccctggtatatcaccagactgcatacaaacctaactgcatccccagtccctggtatatcaccagactgtacaaacctaactgcatgcccaggccctggtatatcaccagactgcatacaaacctaactgcatccccagtccctggtatatcaccagactacatacaaacctaactgcatccccagtccctggtatatcaccagactgcatacaaacctaactgcatgtatagtccctggtatatcaccagactgcatacaaacctaactgcatgcatagtccttggtatatcaccagactgcatacaaacctaactgcatccccagtccctggtatatccccagactgcatacaaacctaactgcatccccagtccctggtatatccccagactgcatacaaacctaactgcatccccagtccctggtatatcaccagactgcatacaaacctaactgcatgcatagtccctggtatatcaccagactgcatacaaacctaactgcatccccagtccctggtatatcaccagaatgcatacaaacctaactgcatccccagtccctggtatatcaccagactgtacaaacctaactgcatccccagtccctggtatatcaacagactgtacaaacctaactgcatccccagtccctggtatatcaccagactgcatacaaacctaactgcatgcatagtccctggtatatcaccagactgcatacaaacctaactgcatccccagtccctggtatatccccagactgcatacaaacctaactgcatccccagtccctggtatatcaccagactgcatacaaacctaactgcatccccagtccctggtatatcaccagactgcatacaaacctaactgcatccccagtccctggtatatcaccagactgcatacaaacctaactacatccccagtccctggtatatcaccagactgtacaaacctaactgcatccccagtccctggtatatcaccagactgcatacaaacctaactgcatgtcCAGTCCCTGGTATATAACCAGACTGtaaaacctaactgcatccccaggccctggtatataaccagactgcatacaaacctaactgcatccccaggccctggtatataacCAGACtgcacaaacctaactgcatgcccagtccctggtatatcaccagactgcatacaaacctaactgcatccccagtccctggtatatcaccagactgcatacaaacctaactgcatgtccagtccctggtatatcaccagactgtacaaacctaactgcatcaccagtccctggtatatcaccagactgtacaaacctaactgcatcctcaggccctggtatatcaccagactgcatacaaacctaactgcatcctggtatatcaccagactgcatacaaacctaactgcatgcatagtccctggtatatcaccagactgcatacaaacctaactgcatgcccagtccctggtatatcaccagactgcatacaaacctaactgcatccccagtccctggtatatcaccagactgcatacaaccCTAACTGCATGCCCAGTCCTTGGTATATCACCaaactgcatacaaacctaactgcatgcccagttcctggtatatcaccagactgcatacaaacctaactgcattcccagtccctggtatatcaccagactgcatacaaacctaactgcataccccgtccctggtatatcaccagactgcatacaaacctaactgcatgcccagtccctggtatatcaccagactgcatacaaacctaactgcatccccaggccctggtatatcaccagactgtacaaacctaactgcatgcccagaccctggtatatcaccagactgcatacaaacctaactgcatccccaggccctggtatatcaccagactgcatacaaacctaactgcatccccaggccctggtatatcatcagactgcatacaaacctaactgcatacatagtccctggtatatcaccagactgcatacaaacctaactgcattcatagtccctggtatatcaccagactgcataccaacctaactgcatgcatagtccctggtatatcaccagactgcatacaaacctaactgcatccccagtccctggtaaatcaccagactgcatacaaacctaactgcatgcatagtccctggtatatcaccagactgcatacaaacctaactgcatgcatagtccctggtatatcaccagactacatacaaacctgggccaccattgttcctgttcccaagaaagctaaggtaactgagctaaacgactacctccccgtagcactcacttccgtcatcatgaagtgctttgagagactagtcaaggaccatatcacctccaccctaccggacaccctagacccactccaatttgcttaccgacccaataggtccacagacgacgcaatcgcaaccacactgcacactgccctaacccatctggacaagaggaatacccatgtgagaatgctgttcatcgattacagctcagcatttaacaccatagtaccctccaaactcgtcatcaagctcgagaccctgggtctcgaccccgccctgtgcaactgggtcc from Salvelinus alpinus chromosome 2, SLU_Salpinus.1, whole genome shotgun sequence carries:
- the LOC139549621 gene encoding zinc finger protein 32-like gives rise to the protein MSSLNIPPPVKEDEVCWTEKEALWLNIVVKEEEEEEDVTVKQEVEDEEDAFRVKEEEDVTVKEEEEAEKEEDAVFGVKKEKEGEITVILTEESGDLITTRERPDSDSGKSSSEETDPETPNQHHCSHCGKSFRWSGSLKTHERKHTGEKPYHCSHCGKSFRWLGSLKTHERIHTGETPYHCSHCGKSFRWSRSLKTHERIHKGEEPYHCSHCGKSFRWSGSLKTHERIHTGEMPYHCSHCGKSFRWSGSLKRHERTHTGEMPFQHTNTQEETTYHCSHCEKTFSQSEDLKTHERIERLCSDLCF